In Hymenobacter gelipurpurascens, one DNA window encodes the following:
- a CDS encoding cupin domain-containing protein: MADTTITKVDSRHSPKGPEGEKYLASGTHLSMRLWENESPAEAKEPVTRSYETVGYVIQGRAELHLEGQMVLLEPGNSWVVPRGASHTYKILEAFTAVEATAPPAQVHGRDDK, encoded by the coding sequence ATGGCCGATACCACCATCACGAAAGTAGATTCCAGACATTCACCCAAAGGCCCCGAGGGCGAAAAATACCTGGCCTCCGGTACGCATCTATCCATGCGGCTCTGGGAAAATGAGTCGCCGGCTGAAGCCAAGGAGCCGGTTACCCGCTCCTACGAAACGGTAGGCTATGTTATTCAGGGGCGGGCTGAGCTGCATCTGGAAGGCCAGATGGTGCTGCTGGAGCCCGGCAACTCCTGGGTAGTGCCTCGCGGCGCCTCGCATACCTACAAAATTCTGGAAGCCTTTACGGCTGTAGAAGCCACAGCGCCGCCCGCACAAGTGCACGGCCGCGACGATAAATAA
- a CDS encoding right-handed parallel beta-helix repeat-containing protein: MKQPYFLVAAGLLLPCTYSVAAPALYVNNLSLTGDIYTTAIGSDVTGTGSSSAPFATVAAALRAADATTTTIYIDAGTYSERVVLDKNISLQGAGRAIDNPGAATIFNGGLAASSAQTQETGIYIATPGSGSVFVKISKLTVRNYDYGIQTYGSSPLTNFVLEDVEAVSNRQHGIFWNALAGTSNITFRRVRAAQNALPPNTNTNGAGRGLFVVNGHKQNILVEDSQFEQNRRGGLDINDGSVSGLVIRNNRFTLNAGAALAILGAAGQRGAGGTYTTIAALIENNLIRDNPSNGMELKACTGSGLGAGPGSFVVRGNYIARGLGQPQNIGEDNAGIAFLNRDRGIINAGGGLNGDLTTGGAFIQSNTVRGYLADAFSSFFGRNGFGVVLEGSNNKVFNNVIARCQYGVQVQDIAAAPLLNSPLFDIDRNTPLVSVNDSIRQNRLDTCTTALRGINLSNVVEAGLNWLGNSTFLAVRGTSGSAGAVVTLGAPGGFPAQSAFEPTGFITYSPFLNSRTDASAAAGFQGDLSFLNVDRFCPTPGPVACLQKGVDFVTENGTVYMSAEVYNQSVVITKNLTLTNTGAPTTIQNVTLNSLGKVLTLGSPVSITGALTLNSGLISSTATNLLTLTNTATSSAGNANSFVSGPMQKNGNSAFVFPLGKGSTWARLGISAPATAATSFLAEYFAASYPSAALAGALTSVSRVEYWNLARTAGTDNVTVRLFWEDGTRSGITFSPKLQVARFDGTAWNTEGNGGLDGSAPAGSVASAAAVSQFSPFTFASLPPLPVELVRFQAAAAPNGVVDLRWATASERDNKGFGLERSLDGQLWQQLAFVPGQGSTLLRQEYRYADRPGTFGRPLYYRLRQQDMGGRSTYSSVATVVLAASDVAGTLTLHPNPASPTDQVTLGLSRPLGSAARLLLLDLTGRLVMSQPVPANATETTLTLPDELAAGTYLVQLTGTKQFSKPTRLVRK, from the coding sequence ATGAAACAACCTTACTTTCTGGTGGCAGCGGGCTTACTTCTGCCGTGTACATACTCAGTGGCCGCTCCGGCCCTGTATGTGAACAATCTTAGCCTGACGGGCGACATTTACACTACGGCTATAGGTAGTGATGTGACGGGCACGGGCTCCAGCAGTGCGCCTTTTGCCACCGTAGCCGCCGCCCTACGCGCCGCCGATGCCACTACTACCACCATTTATATTGATGCCGGCACCTATTCCGAGCGTGTGGTGCTGGATAAGAACATCAGCCTGCAGGGCGCCGGCAGGGCCATCGACAACCCCGGCGCGGCTACTATCTTCAATGGTGGCCTAGCGGCATCTAGCGCTCAAACCCAGGAAACGGGCATCTACATTGCTACTCCGGGGAGTGGCTCCGTGTTCGTAAAAATCTCGAAGTTGACGGTTCGCAACTACGACTATGGCATCCAGACCTATGGCAGTAGCCCGCTGACTAACTTTGTACTGGAGGATGTGGAGGCGGTTTCTAACCGACAGCACGGTATTTTCTGGAATGCCTTGGCCGGCACCAGCAACATCACCTTCCGGCGGGTGCGGGCCGCCCAGAACGCGCTGCCGCCAAACACCAATACCAACGGCGCGGGGCGCGGCCTGTTTGTGGTGAATGGCCACAAGCAGAACATTCTGGTAGAAGACAGCCAATTTGAGCAGAACCGCCGGGGTGGCCTAGACATCAACGATGGCAGTGTAAGTGGCCTGGTCATTCGCAACAACCGTTTCACCCTGAATGCCGGGGCCGCCTTAGCGATACTCGGGGCAGCAGGGCAGCGGGGCGCCGGCGGCACCTATACCACCATTGCGGCCCTCATCGAGAACAACCTCATCCGCGACAATCCTTCTAACGGCATGGAACTGAAGGCCTGCACCGGCAGTGGCCTAGGCGCCGGCCCTGGCAGCTTTGTGGTGCGCGGCAACTACATTGCCCGTGGCCTAGGCCAGCCACAGAACATAGGCGAGGACAACGCGGGCATTGCCTTCCTTAACCGCGACCGGGGTATCATCAATGCGGGTGGTGGCCTCAACGGCGACCTGACAACGGGAGGCGCCTTCATTCAGAGCAATACCGTTCGGGGGTATTTAGCCGATGCGTTCAGCTCCTTTTTTGGCAGAAACGGCTTTGGTGTAGTGCTGGAAGGCAGCAATAACAAGGTGTTCAACAATGTAATTGCTCGCTGCCAATACGGGGTTCAGGTGCAGGATATTGCCGCTGCGCCCCTTCTTAACTCGCCCCTGTTTGATATCGACCGCAACACTCCTTTGGTATCTGTGAATGATAGCATTCGGCAGAACCGCCTTGATACCTGCACCACGGCACTACGCGGTATCAACTTAAGCAATGTAGTAGAGGCGGGCCTGAACTGGCTGGGCAATAGCACCTTTTTGGCCGTGCGAGGCACCAGCGGCAGTGCAGGCGCCGTTGTTACGCTGGGTGCTCCTGGCGGCTTTCCTGCGCAGTCAGCCTTTGAGCCCACGGGCTTCATCACGTACTCTCCCTTCCTCAACTCCCGCACCGATGCCTCTGCCGCGGCCGGCTTTCAGGGAGACCTGTCTTTCCTGAATGTAGATCGGTTCTGCCCGACTCCGGGCCCGGTTGCCTGCTTGCAGAAAGGGGTGGACTTTGTGACGGAGAACGGCACCGTGTATATGTCGGCGGAGGTGTACAACCAAAGTGTGGTCATCACCAAAAACCTGACCCTCACCAACACCGGAGCCCCCACTACCATCCAGAACGTTACCCTGAATAGCTTAGGCAAAGTCCTGACGCTGGGCTCTCCGGTGAGTATCACGGGGGCCCTGACGCTCAACAGCGGCCTGATCAGCAGCACGGCCACCAACCTGCTGACCCTGACCAATACGGCCACCAGCAGCGCCGGCAACGCCAACTCCTTCGTGAGTGGCCCCATGCAAAAAAACGGGAATTCGGCCTTTGTGTTTCCCCTAGGGAAAGGCTCTACCTGGGCTCGGTTGGGCATTTCTGCCCCCGCTACGGCGGCCACCAGCTTTCTGGCCGAGTATTTCGCGGCCTCATACCCTTCCGCCGCCCTGGCCGGAGCCCTGACCAGCGTAAGCCGCGTGGAATACTGGAACCTTGCGCGTACCGCTGGCACCGACAACGTAACGGTGCGCCTGTTCTGGGAAGACGGCACCCGCAGCGGCATCACGTTCTCCCCTAAGCTGCAGGTAGCCCGCTTCGATGGCACGGCCTGGAACACGGAAGGCAATGGTGGCCTAGACGGAAGTGCGCCAGCCGGCTCCGTAGCATCAGCGGCGGCCGTGAGCCAGTTTAGCCCGTTTACTTTCGCCTCCCTGCCGCCGCTGCCGGTAGAGCTGGTACGCTTTCAGGCCGCCGCTGCCCCGAACGGCGTAGTGGACCTGCGCTGGGCTACAGCGTCGGAAAGAGACAATAAGGGGTTTGGGCTGGAGCGCAGCCTGGATGGGCAGCTCTGGCAGCAGCTGGCCTTTGTGCCGGGGCAGGGCTCCACCTTGCTTCGGCAGGAATACCGCTACGCCGACCGGCCCGGGACCTTCGGTAGGCCACTGTATTATCGGTTGCGGCAGCAGGATATGGGGGGCCGCAGCACGTACTCTTCGGTAGCTACGGTGGTGCTGGCAGCTTCTGATGTGGCGGGCACGCTCACGCTGCACCCGAACCCCGCCTCCCCTACTGACCAGGTGACGCTAGGCCTCTCCCGCCCGCTTGGCTCGGCCGCCCGCCTGCTCCTGCTCGACCTCACCGGCCGCCTGGTCATGAGCCAGCCGGTGCCTGCCAACGCTACTGAAACTACCCTGACACTCCCGGATGAGCTGGCCGCCGGCACCTATTTGGTGCAGCTAACTGGCACGAAGCAGTTCAGTAAGCCAACGCGGCTTGTCAGGAAGTAG